Below is a window of Halomonas sp. Bachu 37 DNA.
GCTCGCCGACCGTGGCCATGGCCAGCAGGATGCGCCGTGCCATGCCGCCGGAAAGCTCGTGGGGATAAGCGTGGCGGCACGCCTCCACGGCGTAGCGCTGAAGCGCGCTTGTAGCCGCCCGTTCGGCCTGGTGAGTTGCCAGGCCCGCCCGGCGAGCCGCCCACACCACTTGTCGGCCACAGGACGCCAAGGGGTCGAGCGATCCCAAGGATTGAGGCACCCAGGCAAGCTGGGCACCCCGTAAACGAGCCTGGCGCTTGGGTGTCAGCGCGTCGTCGTCGTAATCGAGTGTCCCGCTGAGCCGGGCACTGCCCGGCAGCAAGCCCATTATCGCGGCGGCCAACAGGCTTTTCCCCGCCCCCGAAGCACCCACCACGGCATGCACTTCGCCGCGCAGCAGATCGAAATCCACCTCATGCAGACAGCGGTGAAACCGACGCCGCCAACCGCCGGAGTCATGCAACTCCAGATTTAGCCCCTCGATGAGCAGCATGGGTTGGCGTGGCATAGTCTTTGTACGCGTCGTTATGAACATCGTCATGAGCGCACCCGTGAGAAAGTCAGGTGACGTAACCCATCGGCCAGGCGGCCGAAGGTAAGAACCAGTAACAGCAAGCCCAGGCCGGGAAACACGCCCAGCCACCAATAGCCGGCGCTGACATAGCGCATGGCGTCGGCCAGCAGTACTCCAATAGCGGGCTGACCCGGCGTCAGGCCGAAGCCGAGAAACGTCAGGGCGGCTTCATGAAGGATGGCGTGGGGAAATAGCAGCAGGCAGCCGACCAGGCACTGGGGAAGCAGATGCGGCAATACATGACGGTAGAGGATGAAAAGGCGCGACTTGCCCAGATGACGCGAAAGTCTGACGTAGTCGGCATTGAGTGTCTGTCGGATCTCCGCGCGCAGCAACCGGGACAGGCTCGGCCAGTGGATCAGCGCCACTGCCAGAATGACCGCCTGGGTTCCGCCTCCCAGAGCGAACGCAATCAACAGCAGCAGAACGAAGTGGGGCAGCCCCAATACGCTGTCCACCAGCAAGCCGACCACGACGTCACAGGAGCGGTTCAAGGTCGATAGCGCCGCCAGCCCCAAGGCTACCAGAGTGCCCAGCCCCGCGGCAGCGGCGCCAACTCCGAGGCTCAACAGCAGACCTTGAAGCGTGCGGGCGAACAGGTCTCGGCCCAGCACATCGGTACCGAACCAATGGGCGGCGTCGGGGGGCGCCAAGCGCGCGGAGAAGTCGGTATGGGACGCACTATCGCTGACGATTTGAGCGGCAATGACCAGCGCCGCCAACAGCAGTACGCCGGTGATGATTCTGGCGCCAGCACCCGACCCGGGGTGGCGATGCTGGGCAAAGGAAATCGCAGTGGCCCTCATGACGCGATACCTGGCAGACGCGGGTCGATACGGGTGTGAAGAAAGTCCGCGATCAGGTTGCCCGTGCTGACGAATAGAGTGGTGAACAAGGCGATGCCCAACAGCAAGGGAATGTCGCTGCGTAGCCCCGCTTCAACGGTAGCCTGGCCGAGGCCGGGATAGGCGAAAACCTGCTCGATCAGGATCGAACCGCCGAACAGCTCCCCCCAGGAGGCAAAGGCGAGCGTCATTGCCGGCAGGCAGGCATGGCGCATGCCGTGGCGCCAGGCGATATCCCAGCGTCCCGCGCCTTGGGCCATGGCGTGCAGGGCGAACTCAGACTCCATCACCGCCACCATCCGGGCGCGGGTGTGCAGGGTAATCTGCGCAATTCCCAGAAGCGCCAGGGTGAGTGCCGGCAACAGCAGATGGTGCAGGCGTGTCCACCAGGTCACATCGTTGCGCAGAACGCCACTTGGCCCCGCGCAGCATATCGGCGTCCAGCCCAGGGTGACCGAGAAGAGCAGCAAGGCCACGATCGCCAGCCAGAATGCCGGGGTGGATGCCACGCCATAGGCGTAGAGACAGATAAGGCGGTCACCGAAGGAGCCTTCGCGCATCCCGGCAATGACGCCAAGGAGAAAACCCAGAACGGTCGAACCGACCCAGGCAAGCAGCAGCAGGGCGAAAGAGGTCTGGAAACGCTGGCTCAACACTTCATTGACAGGCTGGTTGAAGATATGACTCCAGCCCAACTCTCCCTGAAGTAACTGCCGCGCCCAATGGAAGAATTGGCTTACGGCGGGCTGATCGAACCCCCAGCGTTGGGCGATGATCGCGCGCTGCTCGGGGCTGACTTGCGCCATCTGCGGTCCAAGGTAGGCATCCACCGGATCGATCGGGGCCAGCTGAATCAGACTGAAGGCGACGACGGCAACCACGCCCAGCACAGCGGCCAGGCGCAGCGACCGACGCAGGAACCAGCGGGTCAGTCGCACGTCCAGCGCCAGTCCAGCAGGCTGGCGGTCACCGGCCAGCCGTGTCCGTGCGGAGCGGTGGGCAGCTCGCCGATATCGAGGCAGCTATCGACGAAGTAGAGATGCTCGAGATTGACCAGCCAGGCCCAGGCGGCATCGCCGCGTTCGCCGTAGCCGGTCTCGCCGTCCCATTGGGCGGCCTGCCACGAGGGGTAGGAGGCTTCCAGGCTGGCGGCGGCCTGGGCGGTTTCCAGGTGTGTATCCACCGCCGAGTTGGCGTATAGCCCGGCATTGTAGAAGCCCTGCCCGGCGTGGGCGCTATGGTAGAGGTAGTAGATTTCCTGCGGGCTATGGCTGCCCCAGCCGAACAGGATAGCATCGCTATGCAGGGCCTTGCGCTGGATATCATCCCAGTGACGCCCGGTGGGGATCATTTCGATGCCTACCGGCCGGAGCATCTCGGCGCTGACTTCGGCCAGCAACTGACGGGTAGTATCGTGGCTGGGGTAATTGAGCCGAAAGCGTGCCGGGAGACCATCACGGTGGCGAATCCCTGATTCGTCAGGCTTCCATCCCGCCGCTTCCAGCACGGCGATTGCCGCATCGGCGCCGGTAGGGGAGAGCCTGGCTTCAGGGTTGTCCCACGGCAAACCGTCGGCGGGACCATGGGCGGGACGGCCAAAACCGTGCAGAGCCACCTCCACCAGTACGTCACGATCGAGGCCGAGATTGATCGCTTGGCGAATCGCGGGGTCGGCGGTCACGTCGTTGCCGATGGCAAGACCGTCGCCGGTCGTTTCGCCAAGCGCTGGCTGCATGGGGAACAGGATGCCGCGATTATCGACGCTCTGCATGGCGACTCGGTGCATGCCATCTGGCGTGCGCCCGGCCAGGGCGGGAGGGGCGACGGCGACATCCACTTGGCCCGCATTGGCTGCCGCCAACGTGGTATCTTCCCCCATGAAGCGAAATACCAGGCGCTGGAAGGCGGGTTGTTTGCCATGGAAGTAGGGGTTGCGTTCGACGATCAGCTGTTCCCCCTCCTGCCACTCCACCATGCGGTAAGGGCCGGAACCCAGTGGCGAGCGGCCGTATTCTTCGTTATAGCCATTGTCACGGTCGCCGTGGGGTACGATACCCAGGGTATGGAAGTGCTCGGCGAAGGTGATACGCGGCTCGCTCAAGGTCAAACGTAGATGATATGGGCTGACGGCTTCGGCTTGCTCCAGCACACTCAAGTCCGCGCGACCACCCGCTTGCGCGGCGTGGCGAAAGGTATAGGCGGCGTCCCGGGCGGTCAGCGCCGTGCCATCGGCAAATCGGGCATCGTCGCGCAGGGTGATATTCCAGGTCAGACGGTCTTCCGAAAGTTCCCAGCGGGTGGCAAGGTCGGGGCGAGAGGCGAGTGAAGCATCGCGACTCAGCAGGGTGGATTGAAACAGCGGATGGCCATACTGCCCCCAGCCCAGCAGGGGATCGTAACCCTGCTCGGGTTCGCCGCCGATGGCGAGTACCAGTTGCTCCTTGGCCGCCGCCTGAACGGAAGCCGACAGCAAGCCCAGTAGCAGCAAAACCGCTGTCAGTCGCGAACGGCCTTGAGCGAAAGGGGACATTGGCACTCCTGAAAATAGCCCCTTCTTTAAAGGGGAGCGGCGGCGGGCCGACCACTTGAAGTATGATGAAAATATAAAAACATCATACACCAAAGAATCTGGCATTAAAGATCGGGAGAAGCCATGCAGCGAATTACGGTGACGCTGGACGACACGCTGATGGAAGAGCTGGACAAGGTGATGGCGCAGCGAGGTTATCAGAACCGCTCCGAAGCGATTCGGGATCTGGCGCGGGCAGGACTAAAGACGATGAAGGTCTCCGACCAGCCCGACCAGCCTTGCGTCGGAGCCTTGGTGTATGTCTATGATCACGATTCCCGTGAACTCTCCAAGCGCTTGACGCGTCACTCCCATGCCCATCATCACCTCACGTTGTCCACGCTGCATGTACATCTGGATCATGACAGTTGTCTCGAAGTCGCCTTGTTGAAAGGCAAGGGCGGGGAGATCCAGGAGTTCGCCACCGACGTGACATCGGAGCGCAGTGTGCGGCACGGACAACTGGTATTGGTGCCGGAAACGGGGCAGGAGCGTTCTACCGAGCATCACCATCAGAAATAAGCAGGCGAACACGAAGAAGGGCGGCTTTAAAGCCGCCCTTCTGCAGATGCGCGAGTCAGTCTGATCGAGTCGATCAGTGCTCCACGCCACCTTCGCCGTGTACATGACCGTGCTCGATCTCCTCGGCGCTGGCTTCGCGGACGTCCGCGATTTCAACATCGAAGTTGAGATGCTGGCCGGCCAGGGGATGGTTGCCATCGACCAGAACCGTATCGCCTTCGACCTTGGTGACTGTGACCATCAGTGGCCCGCCCTGGGTCTGCGCCTGGAACTGCATGCCCGGCTCGACATTTTCAACGCCCTGGAAGGCATCCCGCGGAACTTCCTGCATCAGCTGGGATTGCACTTCGCCATAGCCTTCTTCCGGCGAGACCTGGACATTGAGCTTTTCACCGCTTTCATGGCCTTCCAGCTCTTTTTCCAGACCCGGAATGATATTGCCGGCGCCATGAAGATATGTCAGCGGCTCGCGGCCTTCCGAACTGTCCAGCACCTCACCTTCGTTGTTGGTCAGGGTGTAGTGGAACGCGACAACCGCGTTTTGTGCAATTTGCATGGAATAACCTTTCGGTGAGTGCATGTCCCAATATGGTAGCGCGTGTTTGGGGGGTCTGTCAGGGGGCGAGGGGAATTTTCCCGCTTACCCGCCTTTCGGCGATGTTGCGCCGCTGCCCGCCCGGGGATACCCTAACGCCACCACTTTTCCGCCAATATCCAGTGAACTGTTCCGGAGCGCCCTATGACCATCTTGTTGATCTGGCTGATTGCCTTCGCCGTGATTTTCTATTTCACCTATACCCGATGGAATAAGGGTTTTAGCGGGGGGCTGGACAACCTTTTGCCGAGTATCCTGAAAAGTCACGGTGATGACCGCTTGTTATGGAGCGCAGTGCTGGCGGTACTGGGGGCCACTACGCTAGTGAATCCTGTCGATATGCTGCTGGTGGCGATCCTGCTGGGTATTATCGGATTTATAGTGGTAAAGCTGGTGGGTTGGGCCGGCGACAGGTTCCGCCATTGAAGGCTGACCAACGCTTGAGCAATGCTGTGTCTTGATCCCGCTGTCAGTAGCAGGAAACGCAGCTAACAAGCATTGAAAATGCCCGGATTATCCGGGCATTTTGCTGGCTGAACGTTTGAATTAGGCGGCCGAGCGATCAGTAGGGAGCCACGCTCAGGTTTGACCCGCTGCCGATCAAGCGGACGCGCTGTCCGGCCTGGAAGTTCTGGTCGGCACGCTGTACCACGACGACATCACTGCCATCATCACGGCGGATCTCCATTTCCCAGGCGGCTATACGGTTGGCACGGTCCTCTGCTGCGGTACCGGCGACAGTACCACCGAGGGCGCCAGCAACGGTCGCCAGCTGGCGTCCGCTTCCCCCACCTACCTGGCTACCCAGCAAGCCACCGATGATGGCGCCGCCGCCGCTTCCCAGCAGGCCTCCGGCGCGGCTGTCGGCTTGAATCTGCACCTGGCGAATTGCCACGATGGTACCGTAGCTAACGCTCTGTCCTGTCTGGGCCTGGTTGCCGCGATAGACATCGCCTGAATAGGGCGCGGTATTGGCGCAACCGGCCAGGGTCAATAGGCTTAGTGCGGCAATGGGAAGAATACGCTTCATCTGTTCACCTCCGGGAAAGTCTGTCTCGACGTAAACCGCCGTGGCGCATCGTTGGCGATGCTTGAACGTTGGTCTGTCAGTTATAGAACACTGTTTTTTAATAAGAAGCAAGACCTATAATTCTTTGACCACAACTAAGTGAAAATGCTCATGAAGATGGCAAATACTTCTACGGCTTACCGAGTCGTGAAAACAAGGACGTCTTGAAAACATAGCTTGTCGTGAAATCATAGACCGTCATGAAAACACAGGACGTGAGTGTAACAGGGCAGCGATTGTTGAAAAGCCAAGGCAGGGTAATCAGAGCCGGATAGCGGAAACGAAAAAGGGAGGCCAGTTGGCCTCCCCAATGGAACCGGTTTCGGTTTAACCGAACTGGTTCATGGTGTTGTCCTTGCCACCTGCCTTCAGGGCCGCTTCACCGTGGAAGAATTCCTTGTGGTCGTCACCGATATTGGAGCCGGCCATATCCTGGTGCTTGACCGTGGCGATGCCTTGGCGGATCTCTTCGCGCTGAACGCCCTTAACGTAGGCCAACATGCCTTGCTCGCCAAAGTAGCCCTTGGCCAGGTTGTCGGTGGAGAGCGCGGCCGTGTGGTAGGTCGGCAGGGTGATCAAGTGGTGGAAGATACCCGCTTCACGCGAGCCGTCGCGCTGGAAGTTGGCGGTCCACTCGTCAGCCAGCTTGCCCAGCGGGGTGTCGTCGTACTTGGCCTGCATCAGATCGCTGCGCTCGTACTCGGAGACATCCTTGCCTTCCTGTTCCCAGGCATCGAATACCTGCTGACGGAAGTTGAGGGTCCAGTTGAACGACGGCGAGTTGTTGTAGACCAGCTTGGCGTCGGGGCAGACTTCCTTGATCCGGTTGACCATGGCGGCAATCTGGCCCACGTGCGGTTTCTCGGTCTCGATCCACAGCAGGTCGGCACCGTTCTGCAGGCTGGTGATGCAGTCGAGCACCACGCGATCTTCGCCGGTACCCGGCTTGAACTGGTAGAGACCGGAAGCGAGACGCTTGGGCTTGACCAGCTTGCCGTTCTGCTTGATGACCACGTCGCCGTTGTTGATGTCCGAGGCATCGGCGATCTCGTCACCATCGAGGAAGCTGTTGTACTGGTCGCCTAGGTCGCCCGGCTCGTTGGTCACGGCGATCTTCTGGGTCAAGCCGGCACCGAGGGAGTCGGTGCGTGCCACGATAACACCGTCATCAACGCCCAGTTCCAGGAAGGCGTAGCGTACCGCGTTGATCTTGGCGATGAAGTCTTCATGGGGCACGGTGACCTTGCCGTCCTGGTGGCCGCACTGCTTCTCGTCGGACACCTGGTTTTCCAGCTGGATACAGCAGGCGCCCGCTTCGATGAACTTCTTGGCCAGCAGGTAGGTGGCTTCGGCGTTGCCGAAACCGGCATCGATATCGGCGATGATCGGCACCACGTGGGTTTCATGGTTGTCGATCTTGCTGATCAATTCCTGCTCTTTCGCCTTGTCGCCGGCTTCCTTCGCCGCATCCAGGTCACGGAAAAGGTGGTTGAGTTCCCAGGCGTCCGCCTGCTTCAGGAAGGTGTAGAGCTCGGCGATCAGGTTGGCGACCGAGGTCTTCTCATGCATGGACTGGTCGGGCAATGGGCCGAACTCGCTGCGCAGGGCGGCCACCATCCAGCCGGAGAGGTACAGGTAACGGCGCTTGGTGCTGTTGAAGTGCTTCTTGATGGAAATCATCTTCTGCTGGCCGATAAAGCCGTGCCAGCAACCCAGGGATTGGGTGTACTGCGACGTGTCCGCGTCGTAGGCGGCCATGTCGTCACGCATGATCTTGGCGGTGAACTTGGCGATGTCGAGACCGGTATGGAAGCGGTTCTGGGCACGCATGCGGGCCACGTATTCAGGCTTGATATGGTCCCATTTGCCGCCTTGGGCTTCGCGCAGATGAGCTATTGCCTTGATTTCGTCGAGTAGTCCGGACATGAGCCTTCCCTCCAGGGTCTTTGAAAAGCGTCGTTGTGAGGCGAAGCCGAATGGCGCCGCGTTGAGGACCACTATCGCTGAAGGGGGATGTGTCAACAATTGGCAGTTGGGGGCAGGGAGGGTTGTAACTCGACTACAGGAAGAGAGTGGAGGGCGGTTTCCTGTAGTCGTTTTTCGCTGGAGGGAGACGCAGGTTATGTCACTTGCTGAGCTTGAGGACCATTTCCCGGTGAGGAATACCGGCATCTAGGAACTCATCCCCCTGCGCGATGAAACCGAGAGACTCGTAGAAAGCCAAGGCATGGGTCTGCGCGCTGAGCACTACCCTGCTGTGGCCGTGGCGCTGAGCGCAGACAATGGCGGCCTCCATCAACGCCCGACCGACACCCTTGCCACGCCCCTCCAGAAGGACCGCGACACGGCCGATATGGCCGTCGGGGAGCAGGCGCGCGGTCCCTAGCGCTTGCGAGCCGCGATAGGCCAGGAAGTGGCGACATTGCGGATCGAGACCGTCCCACTCCTCTTCCTGCGGTACCTCCTGCTCGTCGATGAAGACGCGCTGACGAATCGCCCCGGCGGCTTCACCGAGGCTCGCCCAGTCGCCTTCTTGCAAATTCAGGTCGTCAAGGGTCACTCCTCGAGGTCCTCCATGGGCCAGTCGATGCTGCCGGCATTGAACAGTGTAACCAGCAGCGCGGGCGCACCCTCGATAGCGGCAACGTCAGCGGTTATCGCGTTGCCGGCCGAGAGCCGCTTGGCCAGCTCCTCCGAACAGGGCAGACCGTCGCCGTCGACGAACAGCGTGGTGCGCGACCCCTGCGTGCGCCAGGCGAATCGCGAACCCGGACTGGGGTAGAGCCGTTCGCCTTCTTGTAGTCGAGCGACAAGCGTCGTTTCATCCATGGGTTGCGCCGGGGGAATGAGTTGATCCACGTACTTGGGCTGGGTCATGACCCGGCCGAACCACTGGCTCATGCGGGCAGGATCGTCCAGCGTCTCCAGAATCATTCGACGGATACGCTCCATGGCGGCGTCATCGATCTCCCCCGGCTCGTTCGGCACTTGCATGCCGGCATCGGAGTAGCGCAGGGAGGGCGGAAGCTGCTCGCCGATATAGTCGGCGTAGGAGGTCACGGCCTCGTCGGCGGAAGGGGCGCGAAAGCCGACCGAGATCGTCATGCAGTCGTCGCTCTGGCTGACGCCGTGGTGGGCCCAGGCGGGGGGCAAGTACAGCATGTCGCCCGGCTCGAGTACCCAGTCGGAGCCCGCTTCGATCTCGAAGTGCTCGAGAATGCGCAGGTCGATGCCCGAGAGAATCGGGGCGTCGTCCGCTATCTTGCCGCCCAGCTGCCAGCGGCGTCGCCCCGTGGCCTGTAGCAGGAATACATCGTACTGATCGACATGCGGGCCGACGCTGCCGCCGGGAGGCGCATAGCTGATCATGATGTCGTCCAGGCGCCAGCGAGGCAGGAAGTCGAAGTGTTCCATGAGCCCGGCAACGGCGGGAACGTAGTGGTCCACCGCCTGGACCAGTAGCGTCCAGTCCCGCTCGGGCAGGCGTTCGAAGGTGGCTTCATCGAAGGGACCGTGGGTCACCTGCCAGGGCTGTGGCCGGCCGCTGGCGTCCTGGCCATGCTCTTCCACCAGGCGTGCCTCGACGCCGTCTTCGCAGGCCAGGCCAGCCAGCTCGTCGGCGTCGATGGGACTAAGAAACTCGGGCAGCGCACCGCGGATCAGAAGCGGTTTCTGTTGCCAGTAATGGGTCAGAAACTCGCTGGCGGTGAGATCGCCCAGCAGGGTTAACGGTTGGTCGTGGTGGCTCATGTGAGTGTCCTGGTTGCCCGCTTACAAGGCGCGAAGTTTTTGTCCCAGCGCGTCGGCCTGGGCTTGTGCATTACCGATATAACGGCCGGGGGTGAGTGCCTTCAGCTCAGTTTTCACCTCATCGGGGAGTTCGAGCGTGTCGATGAAGGCGGCAAAGCCGGCCTGGTCGATCCGCTTGCCGCGAGTCAACTCCTTGAGCTTCTCATAGGGCTTTTCGATACCGTAGCGGCGCATCACGGTCTGGATCGGCTCGGCCAGCACTTCCCAGCTGTTGTCCAGGTCGTCGTCGAGCCGCTGTGGGTTGGCTTCCAGCTTGCTGACGCCCTTGAGTGTCGCTTGACAGGCGATCAAGCCGTAAGCCAGGCCTACGCCAAGGTTGCGCAGCACGGTGGAGTCGGTGAGGTCGCGCTGCCAGCGGGAGATCGGCAGTTTCTGAGCGAGATGGCCGAGAATGGCGTTGGCCAGGCCCAGGTTGCCCTCGGAGTTTTCGAAATCGATCGGGTTGACCTTGTGCGGCATGGTCGAGGAGCCGATCTCACCGGCCACGGTCTTCTGCTTGAAATAGCCCAGCGAGATATAGCCCCACACATCGCGATCGAAGTCGATCAGGATGGTGTTGTAGCGACAGATGGCGTCGAACAGTTCGGCCACGTAGTCGTGGGGCTCGATCTGGGTGGTGTAGGGGTTGAACGTCAGCCCCAGCCCCTCGACGAAGGTCTGGGCGTTGGCTTCCCAGTCGATGTCCGGGTAGGTGGTCAAGTGAGCATTGTAGTTGCCCACCGCTCCATTGATCTTGCCCAGGATCTCGGCGTTTTCGATTTGCTTTAGCTGACGGCCCAGGCGGT
It encodes the following:
- a CDS encoding ATP-binding cassette domain-containing protein, encoding MPRQPMLLIEGLNLELHDSGGWRRRFHRCLHEVDFDLLRGEVHAVVGASGAGKSLLAAAIMGLLPGSARLSGTLDYDDDALTPKRQARLRGAQLAWVPQSLGSLDPLASCGRQVVWAARRAGLATHQAERAATSALQRYAVEACRHAYPHELSGGMARRILLAMATVGEPDLLIADEPSVGLDNEQRRKVLDYLRALADSGKGVMVISHDLRHALAIADRVSVFRQGRKLETTTAAAFSGDGQQLHSNYARALWLALPDNAFTAAPLTGRQHNIRLPHEEPVLA
- a CDS encoding ABC transporter permease, with protein sequence MRATAISFAQHRHPGSGAGARIITGVLLLAALVIAAQIVSDSASHTDFSARLAPPDAAHWFGTDVLGRDLFARTLQGLLLSLGVGAAAAGLGTLVALGLAALSTLNRSCDVVVGLLVDSVLGLPHFVLLLLIAFALGGGTQAVILAVALIHWPSLSRLLRAEIRQTLNADYVRLSRHLGKSRLFILYRHVLPHLLPQCLVGCLLLFPHAILHEAALTFLGFGLTPGQPAIGVLLADAMRYVSAGYWWLGVFPGLGLLLLVLTFGRLADGLRHLTFSRVRS
- a CDS encoding ABC transporter permease codes for the protein MRLTRWFLRRSLRLAAVLGVVAVVAFSLIQLAPIDPVDAYLGPQMAQVSPEQRAIIAQRWGFDQPAVSQFFHWARQLLQGELGWSHIFNQPVNEVLSQRFQTSFALLLLAWVGSTVLGFLLGVIAGMREGSFGDRLICLYAYGVASTPAFWLAIVALLLFSVTLGWTPICCAGPSGVLRNDVTWWTRLHHLLLPALTLALLGIAQITLHTRARMVAVMESEFALHAMAQGAGRWDIAWRHGMRHACLPAMTLAFASWGELFGGSILIEQVFAYPGLGQATVEAGLRSDIPLLLGIALFTTLFVSTGNLIADFLHTRIDPRLPGIAS
- a CDS encoding ABC transporter substrate-binding protein yields the protein MSPFAQGRSRLTAVLLLLGLLSASVQAAAKEQLVLAIGGEPEQGYDPLLGWGQYGHPLFQSTLLSRDASLASRPDLATRWELSEDRLTWNITLRDDARFADGTALTARDAAYTFRHAAQAGGRADLSVLEQAEAVSPYHLRLTLSEPRITFAEHFHTLGIVPHGDRDNGYNEEYGRSPLGSGPYRMVEWQEGEQLIVERNPYFHGKQPAFQRLVFRFMGEDTTLAAANAGQVDVAVAPPALAGRTPDGMHRVAMQSVDNRGILFPMQPALGETTGDGLAIGNDVTADPAIRQAINLGLDRDVLVEVALHGFGRPAHGPADGLPWDNPEARLSPTGADAAIAVLEAAGWKPDESGIRHRDGLPARFRLNYPSHDTTRQLLAEVSAEMLRPVGIEMIPTGRHWDDIQRKALHSDAILFGWGSHSPQEIYYLYHSAHAGQGFYNAGLYANSAVDTHLETAQAAASLEASYPSWQAAQWDGETGYGERGDAAWAWLVNLEHLYFVDSCLDIGELPTAPHGHGWPVTASLLDWRWTCD
- the nikR gene encoding nickel-responsive transcriptional regulator NikR, whose protein sequence is MQRITVTLDDTLMEELDKVMAQRGYQNRSEAIRDLARAGLKTMKVSDQPDQPCVGALVYVYDHDSRELSKRLTRHSHAHHHLTLSTLHVHLDHDSCLEVALLKGKGGEIQEFATDVTSERSVRHGQLVLVPETGQERSTEHHHQK
- a CDS encoding peptidylprolyl isomerase is translated as MQIAQNAVVAFHYTLTNNEGEVLDSSEGREPLTYLHGAGNIIPGLEKELEGHESGEKLNVQVSPEEGYGEVQSQLMQEVPRDAFQGVENVEPGMQFQAQTQGGPLMVTVTKVEGDTVLVDGNHPLAGQHLNFDVEIADVREASAEEIEHGHVHGEGGVEH
- a CDS encoding glycine zipper 2TM domain-containing protein, with translation MKRILPIAALSLLTLAGCANTAPYSGDVYRGNQAQTGQSVSYGTIVAIRQVQIQADSRAGGLLGSGGGAIIGGLLGSQVGGGSGRQLATVAGALGGTVAGTAAEDRANRIAAWEMEIRRDDGSDVVVVQRADQNFQAGQRVRLIGSGSNLSVAPY
- a CDS encoding isocitrate lyase — protein: MSGLLDEIKAIAHLREAQGGKWDHIKPEYVARMRAQNRFHTGLDIAKFTAKIMRDDMAAYDADTSQYTQSLGCWHGFIGQQKMISIKKHFNSTKRRYLYLSGWMVAALRSEFGPLPDQSMHEKTSVANLIAELYTFLKQADAWELNHLFRDLDAAKEAGDKAKEQELISKIDNHETHVVPIIADIDAGFGNAEATYLLAKKFIEAGACCIQLENQVSDEKQCGHQDGKVTVPHEDFIAKINAVRYAFLELGVDDGVIVARTDSLGAGLTQKIAVTNEPGDLGDQYNSFLDGDEIADASDINNGDVVIKQNGKLVKPKRLASGLYQFKPGTGEDRVVLDCITSLQNGADLLWIETEKPHVGQIAAMVNRIKEVCPDAKLVYNNSPSFNWTLNFRQQVFDAWEQEGKDVSEYERSDLMQAKYDDTPLGKLADEWTANFQRDGSREAGIFHHLITLPTYHTAALSTDNLAKGYFGEQGMLAYVKGVQREEIRQGIATVKHQDMAGSNIGDDHKEFFHGEAALKAGGKDNTMNQFG
- a CDS encoding GNAT family N-acetyltransferase, translated to MTLDDLNLQEGDWASLGEAAGAIRQRVFIDEQEVPQEEEWDGLDPQCRHFLAYRGSQALGTARLLPDGHIGRVAVLLEGRGKGVGRALMEAAIVCAQRHGHSRVVLSAQTHALAFYESLGFIAQGDEFLDAGIPHREMVLKLSK
- a CDS encoding cupin domain-containing protein, with product MSHHDQPLTLLGDLTASEFLTHYWQQKPLLIRGALPEFLSPIDADELAGLACEDGVEARLVEEHGQDASGRPQPWQVTHGPFDEATFERLPERDWTLLVQAVDHYVPAVAGLMEHFDFLPRWRLDDIMISYAPPGGSVGPHVDQYDVFLLQATGRRRWQLGGKIADDAPILSGIDLRILEHFEIEAGSDWVLEPGDMLYLPPAWAHHGVSQSDDCMTISVGFRAPSADEAVTSYADYIGEQLPPSLRYSDAGMQVPNEPGEIDDAAMERIRRMILETLDDPARMSQWFGRVMTQPKYVDQLIPPAQPMDETTLVARLQEGERLYPSPGSRFAWRTQGSRTTLFVDGDGLPCSEELAKRLSAGNAITADVAAIEGAPALLVTLFNAGSIDWPMEDLEE
- the purB gene encoding adenylosuccinate lyase, encoding MQLSALTALSPVDGRYGAKAASLREHFSEFGLIRARVIVEVRWLQRLAEHPQISEVPPLSASATAFLEALLREFSVEDAERIKEIERTTNHDVKAVEYFLKERIEGQAELNAVTEFIHFACTSEDINNLSYGVMLSDGLKVLLPEMQRVADEIARLAHEHAAQPMLSRTHGQTATPTTLGKEMANVAYRLGRQLKQIENAEILGKINGAVGNYNAHLTTYPDIDWEANAQTFVEGLGLTFNPYTTQIEPHDYVAELFDAICRYNTILIDFDRDVWGYISLGYFKQKTVAGEIGSSTMPHKVNPIDFENSEGNLGLANAILGHLAQKLPISRWQRDLTDSTVLRNLGVGLAYGLIACQATLKGVSKLEANPQRLDDDLDNSWEVLAEPIQTVMRRYGIEKPYEKLKELTRGKRIDQAGFAAFIDTLELPDEVKTELKALTPGRYIGNAQAQADALGQKLRAL